A window of Actinomadura rubteroloni contains these coding sequences:
- a CDS encoding serine/threonine-protein kinase, translated as MAVAPLDPGDPDEIGGYRLAGRLGEGGQGVVYLATGSDGERVAVKVLKTADRAARARFAREMAAARRVAPFCTAAVLDASADGPLPYLVSEFVDGPSLADRVAARGPLDGDDLHRLAVAAAGALAAIHAAGIVHRDLKPANVLLGPDGPRVVDFGIARAIDADTSTGLVGTPAYFAPEWLDGAAPTAASDVFAWAGTMVFAATGRPPFGRAASIPAVLHRIAHGEPDLDGVPAPLRAVLADCLDKDPARRPDARRLMTRLVDPAETTHVADPVPPRRARPLRWTVACALLAGAGWGAVSAWPDGGGGKPHRERPAAAVSSTTYSSSSTTVTTSGDPIEPVASATAAFAGTWTGTLRRGEGFGEPASTTEVTLTLRAGSGRGTIAYRAWGCTNTLAVLSVSGDALYAQESPPGGRTNRASCAGGTVTLTRTGAGLAYSGRTLVAISGTLRR; from the coding sequence ATGGCCGTCGCCCCGTTGGACCCCGGCGATCCGGACGAGATCGGCGGCTACCGGCTCGCCGGGCGCCTCGGCGAGGGCGGCCAGGGCGTCGTCTACCTCGCGACCGGCTCCGACGGCGAACGCGTCGCGGTGAAGGTGCTGAAGACCGCCGACCGGGCGGCGCGGGCGAGGTTCGCGCGCGAGATGGCCGCCGCGCGCCGCGTCGCACCGTTCTGCACGGCCGCCGTGCTGGACGCGTCCGCCGACGGCCCCCTCCCCTACCTGGTGTCGGAGTTCGTGGACGGCCCGTCCCTCGCCGACCGCGTCGCCGCCCGGGGGCCGTTGGACGGCGACGACCTGCACCGGCTCGCCGTCGCCGCCGCCGGCGCGCTCGCCGCGATCCACGCGGCCGGGATCGTCCACCGCGACCTCAAGCCCGCCAACGTCCTGCTCGGCCCGGACGGACCCCGCGTCGTGGACTTCGGCATCGCCCGCGCCATCGACGCCGACACCAGCACCGGGCTCGTCGGGACGCCCGCGTACTTCGCCCCCGAGTGGCTGGACGGCGCCGCGCCGACCGCCGCGTCCGACGTGTTCGCCTGGGCCGGGACGATGGTGTTCGCGGCGACGGGCCGTCCGCCGTTCGGGCGCGCGGCGTCGATCCCGGCCGTCCTGCACCGCATCGCGCACGGCGAACCCGACCTGGACGGCGTGCCCGCGCCGCTGCGCGCGGTGCTGGCGGACTGCCTCGACAAGGACCCGGCGCGCCGTCCGGACGCCCGGCGCCTCATGACCCGGCTGGTCGACCCGGCCGAGACCACGCACGTGGCCGACCCGGTGCCGCCGCGCCGCGCCCGGCCGCTGCGGTGGACCGTCGCGTGCGCGCTGCTCGCGGGCGCCGGCTGGGGCGCGGTGTCCGCCTGGCCGGACGGCGGCGGCGGTAAGCCGCACCGCGAGCGCCCGGCGGCGGCCGTGTCGAGCACGACGTACTCCTCGTCGTCCACGACCGTGACCACGTCCGGCGACCCGATCGAGCCCGTGGCGTCGGCGACCGCCGCGTTCGCCGGCACCTGGACCGGGACGCTGCGGCGCGGCGAGGGGTTCGGCGAGCCCGCGTCCACGACCGAGGTCACGCTCACTCTGCGGGCGGGCAGCGGACGCGGCACGATCGCCTACCGCGCGTGGGGTTGCACGAACACGCTGGCCGTCCTGTCGGTGAGCGGCGACGCGCTCTACGCGCAGGAGTCCCCGCCGGGCGGGCGGACGAACCGGGCGTCCTGCGCGGGCGGGACCGTCACGCTGACGCGCACCGGCGCGGGCCTCGCGTACTCCGGCCGGACGCTCGTCGCGATCTCCGGCACCCTGCGCCGGTGA